The following proteins come from a genomic window of Papaver somniferum cultivar HN1 unplaced genomic scaffold, ASM357369v1 unplaced-scaffold_65, whole genome shotgun sequence:
- the LOC113343648 gene encoding uncharacterized protein LOC113343648 yields the protein MEEVEKMEALKKAYADIILNTAKEAATRIMIAERKAIGFQQQVFSVKDEALNMLLRLKQMSDSKVAQIETESANQRKRIKELEAQLNEAKAIERDLRVELKGAQVELEEVKNKSMQTASELPVSPGTSNAGMNLENTGDNCCSIREDSTEPTEQVTRDLELFDDNTDLTSLIMRSKKPELYKNGCTQRIRAFERKLNKRNVSNPGLADPQFTDPIKEDGAVDGNCGVAAPKDENMGFNEKKLTKSNGQVNNFLRRSCRKRRSKYSVIEVISNKYKKSKEASSKIARCSNPNGIVELGKGLPKMIGERGKRKSKSPLFAVSSLTSTSIISSSECEDGTENKPCEVLVAVKDRELTDASLVSRSVVEESSRVSDCEQPMEVGVSLMDSNFNDAKKRELNKSTDDKLLKYTFTRKRKKESLTSPDKGASSVEIKNTTKRRSGENQNSDPEPQKPLNDSSRDSRRLAQVARQLISLSEKRW from the exons ATGGAAGAAGTTGAG AAAATGGAGGCTTTAAAGAAAGCTTATGCAGATATAATTCTGAATACAGCAAAAGAGGCGGCTACTAGAATTATGATTGCAGAAAGAAAAGCTATCGGTTTTcaacaacaagtttttagtgttAAAGATGAAGCACTTAATATGCTTCTTAGACTCAAACAAATGTCTGATTCTAAG GTTGCTCAAATTGAAACTGAATCCGCGAATCAAAGAAAAAGGATCAAAGAGCTGGAAGCTCAGTTAAATGAAGCGAAGGCTATTGAAAGAGACCTAAGAGTAGAGTTGAAAGGAGCACAGGTTGAATTGGAGGAGGTAAAGAACAAATCGATGCAGACTGCTAGTGAGTTACCAGTATCTCCTGGCACTAGTAATGCAGGTATGAATCTGGAAAATACAGGTGATAACTGTTGTTCCATTCGTGAAGATTCTacagaaccaaccgaacaagtcACAAGAGATTTGGAACTATTCGATGACAACACTGATTTAACCTCTTTAATAATGAGAAGCAAAAAGCCTGAACTGTACAAAAATGGTTGTACTCAAAGAATTCGTGCATTTGAACGGAAGTTAAACAAGAGAAATGTGTCTAATCCAGGGCTAGCAGATCCTCAGTTTACAGATCCTATTAAAGAGGATGGTGCTGTTGATGGAAACTGTGGTGTAGCCGCGCCTAAGGATGAAAACATGGGTTTCAACGAGAAGAAGCTTACTAAATCCAATGGTCAAGTGAATAATTTTTTACGAAGATCTTGTAGAAAAAGAAGATCTAAGTACAGTGTTATTGAAGTTATTTCCAATAAATATAAGAAATCTAAGGAAGCATCATCTAAAATTGCTCGTTGCTCAAATCCCAATGGCATAGTTGAATTGGGTAAAGGGTTACCAAAGATGATTGGCGAAAGGGGAAAAAGAAAGTCCAAGTCACCCTTGTTTGCCGTATCCTCCTTAACTTCAACCAGCATTATTTCATCCTCAGAATGTGAAGATGGCACTGAGAATAAGCCGTGTGAAGTTCTGGTTGCTGTCAAAGACAGGGAGTTGACAGATGCATCACTGGTTAGTCGCAGTGTAGTTGAAGAGAGCTCCAGGGTTTCAGATTGTGAACAGCCTATGGAAGTTGGTGTCTCGTTGATGGATTCTAATTTCAATGATGCTAAAAAACGTGAATTGAATAAAAGTACAGATGATAAGCTACTCAAGTATACATTTACGCGTAAGCGAAAGAAGGAATCCTTGACTAGCCCTGACAAAGGGGCATCATCTGTTGAAATAAAGAACACTACAAAAAGAAGGTCTGGGGAGAATCAAAACAGTGATCCAGAACCTCAAAAACCGCTCAATGACTCTTCTCGGGATAGTCGACGACTGGCCCAAGTTGCTCGTCAG CTCATTTCTTTGTCTGAGAAGAGATGGTGA
- the LOC113343764 gene encoding TORTIFOLIA1-like protein 4 → MAFPKRSTQTQNQTASTQNLKQRVITCLNKLSDRDTQTIATAELESIARNLSHESFLPFLNCIYDTDSSEKTPVRKQCVKILGFLSETHGDSLNPFVNKMVLNIIKRLRDSDTAVRLACVDSISAMVNQIENVPFTSFTKPLMEAIQFEQDFNIQIGSALCLSSVIEGSNDPELVQLRRVLPKLIKLLKSDSFKAKPALITLIGSIMGVGGIVSNVLENLIPCLIEFLSNEDWNTRKAAAETFSKLGVKEKDILVEFKSPCLNAFESRRFDKVKVVRDRMNEMIEVWKDIPECVNEISSPSLSKSSSSTENFSSRSSSTTTTDESHRGSRKKSSPISKSPPRDSASTTTTTARKKSNNDVKSSPVLFRKLDFSNKMVDDQNASSTEEELSEINLGRPELFEEKIIGCLKVENKRVPLSNKSEGKMRKIGMDKAGSRVFAVQEEDNSESKASVSRVTKEFDDNEKDNEEILFIRKQLLHIENQQSNLFDILQKFIGSSRNGIKSLETRVLGLEMALDGISYDLAMSSRRVPDGECWSGRFGIQSPLFQDDYRRYEE, encoded by the exons ATGGCTTTTCCAAAACGATCCacgcaaacacaaaaccaaaccgCGTCGACTCAAAATCTGAAGCAACGAGTCATTACATGCTTAAACAAATTATCAGATAGAGATacccaaacaatagcaacagcaGAGTTAGAATCAATAGCAAGAAACCTGAGTCATGAATCATTTTTACCGTTTTTGAATTGTATTTACGACACCGATTCATCAGAAAAAACACCTGTTCGTAAACAATGTGTGAAAATTCTGGGATTCTTATCAGAAACTCATGGTGATTCATTAAATCCATTCGTAAACAAGATGGTTCTAAACATTATAAAGAGATTACGTGACTCAGATACTGCTGTTAGATTAGCTTGTGTTGATTCGATCTCAGCTATGGTGAATCAGATTGAAAACGTTCCTTTTACAAGCTTCACGAAACCGTTAATGGAAGCGATTCAATTTGAACAGGATTTCAATATTCAAATAGGTTCAGCCCTTTGTTTGAGTTCAGTAATTGAAGGCTCTAATGATCCTGAGTTGGTGCAATTGAGAAGAGTTTTACCTAAATTGATTAAGTTACTGAAAAGTGATAGTTTTAAAGCGAAACCAGCTTTAATAACTTTGATTGGAAGCATTATGGGTGTTGGTGGAATTGTGAGTAATGTTTTGGAAAATTTAATTCCttgtttgattgagtttttaagtAATGAAGATTGGAATACTAGAAAAGCTGCTGCTGAAACTTTTTCCAAATTAGGTGTTAAAGAAAAAGACATCTTAGTTGAGTTTAAATCTCCTTGTCTTAATGCTTTTGAGAGTAGAAGATTCGATAAG GTTAAGGTTGTTAGGGACAGGATGAATGAGATGATTGAAGTTTGGAAAGACATTCCTGAATGTGTTAATGAGATTTCATCGCCTTCGTTGTCAAAATCTTCATCGTCAACTG AGAATTTTAGTTCCAGAAGTTCTAGTACCACTACAACCGATGAATCTCACCGGGGTAGTAggaaaaaatcatctccaataaGTAAATCTCCTCCACGTGATTCTGCGTCTACGACGACCACGACTGCCAGGAAGAAGAGTAATAATGATGTGAAATCTAGTCCAGTACTGTTTCGAAAATTGGATTTTAGTAATAAAATGGTCGATGATCAAAATGCATCTTCTACTGAGGAGGAACTTAGTGAGATAAATTTGGGTAGGCCGGAATTATTTGAAGAGAAAATTATTGGTTGCCTGAAGGTTGAGAACAAACGAGTTCCATTAAGTAACAAGAGTGAAGGGAAGATGCGGAAGATTGGCATGGACAAGGCCGGTTCTCGCGTGTTTGCGGTGCAGGAGGAGGATAATTCAGAGTCCAAAGCTTCTGTCAGTCGTGTTACCAAGGAGTTCGACGACAATGAAAAAGACAATGAGGAAATATTGTTCATTAGGAAGCAGCTTCTTCATATAGAGAATCAACAATCTAATCTTTTTGATATCCTTCAG AAATTCATTGGAAGCTCCAGGAATGGTATTAAATCTCTTGAAACGCGTGTACTTGGTTTAGAAATGGCACTGGACGGTATCTCATACGACTTAGCGATGTCCTCAAGAAGGGTGCCAGATGGTGAATGTTGGTCCGGTAGATTTGGAATCCAATCCCCGTTGTTTCAGGACGATTACAGAAGATATGAAGAGTGA